CGCTTGATATTGTTGCCGCAATCGACACTGCACTGTCCGATGGACCGTTGAAAGGTAAGCACCTACTTGTGACGTCGGGCCCCACACATGAACCGATTGATCCGGTACGTTACATCGCGAACAGATCATCCGGCGCGCAGGGCACGGCCATTGCACAGGCGCTAGTTAAGCTGGGTGCTGACGTGACCTTTGTCACCGGTCCTGCCGACGTTCCGCCCCCTGCGGGCGTCACCGTTGTTCCGGTCGAAACTGCCGCCGAGATGCTTGAAGCCGTGCAGAATGCAAAACCCGCTGACGCCGCCATCTTTGCCGCGGCGGTCGCTGATTGGCATGTTTCAAATGCGTCTGATGCGAAGATCAAGAAGGACGCGTCTGGATTGCCGGAACTGACCTTTGCGGAAAACCCCGATATTCTGGCAACCGTTTCGCAGATGACGGACGGTCGCCCAGCGCTGGTGGTCGGCTTTGCAGCCGAAACCAATGATGTGATCGCAAACGCCACCGCCAAACGTTTGCGCAAAGGGTGTGACTGGATCGTTGCGAATGATGTATCGCCTGAAACGGGGATCATGGGCGGTACAGAAAACGCAGTTACGCTGATTTCTGACACAGGCGCGGATGCTTGGCCCCGCATGGGCAAGGACGAAGTCGCCACCAAGCTCGCCACGAAAATCGCGCTTGAACTGGCTGGATAATGGGACGCGGTGAGATGCAGGTGAAGTTGTCATGGCAGCCCGATGCAGATCGCAAGCTGCCCTTGCCTTCGTATCAGACCAAAGGTGCAGCGGGCGCTGATATTTGCGCTAATTTTGGCACGAAAGGCGGTGCTGTGACGCTCGCCCCCGGCGCACGTTTGCTTGTGCCGACGGGGCTTGCCATGGCGATCCCTGACGGGGTCGAGGTGCAAATTCGTCCCCGTTCCGGACTTGCGTTGAAACATGGTGTGACCTTGGTCAACAGCCCGGGCACGATCGACAGCGATTATCGCGGGCCGGTTGGCGTCATCATGATTAACCTTGGGGATAGCCCGTTTGAGGTGACACATGGGATGCGGATTGCACAGATGGTTGTGGCCCCTGTCGTACAGGCACAGTTTACGCTGGTTGATGACCTAGACGCGACAGAACGCGGCGCAGGTGGATTTGGCAGTACGGGTGTCGTCGCATGATCATGGTCGCCGCAATGGCCGCCGTATTGTGGGGCACCGGCGTGGCGATGGACACGCCCAAACGTGCGCGTTGGACGATGATTGGTTTGCTGTTGGTGATCGTGATGATCATCCAGTTGGTATTGCCTGATGGCCATCCGCTGCGCGAAGCCACGGGCGGTGACGTCCGGCTTTGGGCATTGATCGTCGCCTTTGGTGGCATCGCATTTGGATATCGCAAGCTGCTACGCGGCTTGCGGGCCAAGGCATCCCCCCAAGTTGTTCGTGACACCCCTGCGGATAAGTCCAGCGCGATGTCGGAAACCGAACTAGACCGCTACGCGCGCCACATCATGCTGCGCGAAGTCGGCGGCACGGGACAGATGGCGCTACGTCGCGCGAAAGTGCTGGTGATTGGTGCCGGTGGATTGGGGTCGCCCGCTTTGCTTTATCTGGCGGCGGCAGGTGTTGGCCAGATTGGTGTGATTGACGATGACACCGTCGAGAATTCCAATCTGCAGCGACAAGTCATTCACACAGACGACCGGATCGGCATGCCGAAAGTGCAATCTGCACTGGACGCGATGCGCGCGCAAAACCCGTTTGTGCAGGTCAAACCCTATCATCGCAGGCTGGACGCCAGTTTCGCCGCTGAATTGTTCGCTGAATATGACATCGTTTTAGATGGCACCGACAACTTCGAAACACGGTATTTGGTGAATGAAACCTGTGTCGCCGGGAAAATTCCTTTGATTTCTGCCGCCCTCACGCAGTGGGAAGGTCAGATCAGCGTCTACGACCCAGCCAACAACGCACCCTGCTACGCTTGCATTTTCCCTGAAACGCCCGCCGCCGGACTTGTGCCGTCCTGCGCAGAGGCCGGTGTGATTGGCCCATTGCCCGGTGTGATTGGGTCGATGATGGCGGTGGAAGCCGTGAAATTGATCACGGGCGCGGGCGATCCATTGCGGGGGCGGCTGATGATCTACGACGCACTTTACGCAGACACCCGCACCATTGGCTTAAAACGGCGCGATGACTGCGCGGTCTGCAGTGGATCCTTCACCTAATTCACAGACCTACCGCTGGAAGTCGTACCCTTCGCACCCTAAGTTGACTGCAAAGGAGATCACCATGACCAACCCGTTGCTGACTGACTGGACGACCCCACACGGCCTGCCCCCGTTTGATATGATTTCGGACGATGATTTCGCCCCTGCCGTGGATGTCGCACTGGATGAAGCCCGCAGCGCTATCGCCGCGATTGCCGAAAACACCGATGCCCCGACATTCGCAAACACAATTGAAGCGATGGAATTAGCCGAGGTTACGCTAGGCAAAGTGCTGGGTGTCTTTTACGGCGTCGCTGGCGCGGACAGCAATCCGGCACGCGAAGCGTTACAGCGCGACTTTGGTCCAAAATTAAGCGCGTTTGGTTCAGAGATCACCGAAAACAAAGCGCTTTTTGCGCGGATCGAGGACCTTTGGACACGTCGTGCCGATCTTGACCTGTCGGATGAACAGTCTCGTGTTCTGATGCTGACCCGTCGCGGTTTTGTCCGGCAAGGTGCGTTGTTAGAAGGCGATGATGCGGTCCGTTTGCGCGACGTAAAATCACGTCTTTCAGTACTGGGGACACAATTCACCCAGAACCTATTGGCCGATGAAAGGTCATGGTTCATGCCATTGGCCGAAGCCGATCTTGAAGGTCTGCCCGACTTTGTCGTCGCAACTGCCCGCGCGGCCGGATCCGAAAAGGATGCGGGCGGCCCCGTTGTGACCCTGTCCCGATCTTTGATTGTGCCGTTCTTGCAGTTTTCCCCTATGCGCGAACTCCGCAAGAAAGCCTATGACGCGTGGGTGTCGCGCGGCGAAAATGGCGGCGAGACGGACAACCGTGGGATCGCGGCGGAAACGCTTGCCTTGCGGGAAGAACGCGCCAAGTTGCTGGGTTACGACACCTTCGCAGACTACAAACTCGAAACCGAAATGGCAGGCACCCCCGACGCGGTACGCGATCTGTTGATGCAGGTTTGGACGCCAGCCAAAGCCGCCGCTGAAGCGGATGCCAAAGTGCTGGAGCGGATGCTGCATGCCGATGGTTTTGACGGGCCCTTGGAAGCATGGGATTGGCGCTATTATTCGGAAAAACGGCGGCAGGCCGAACATGATCTGGATGAAGCGGCGCTGAAACCGTACCTGCAGCTGGACCGGATGATTGAGGCGCAATTTGCATGCGCCAATCGGTTGTTTGGTCTGGAATTCGCACCGCTCGAAGGTCCTGTGTATCATCCTGACGTGCGCCTGTGGGAAGTTACCCGCGACGGCAAACATGTCGCTGTCTTCATTGGCGATTACTTTGCGCGCGGTTCTAAACGGTCCGGTGCGTGGTGTATGGCAATGCAGTCGCAACATCGTCTGGGCGGTGAAGTACGTCCCCATGTTGTAAACGTCTGCAATTTTGCGAAACCAGAAGACGGCCAACCAGCCCTGTTGTCCTATGACGACGCCCGCACATTGTTCCACGAATTCGGCCACGCATTGCACCAAATGTTATCTGACGTGACCTACGAAAGTATCAGCGGCACATCTGTGGCCCGCGATTTTGTCGAACTGCCCAGCCAACTTTACGAACACTGGCTTGAAGTGCCCGAAGTCCTGTCCGAATTCGCCACGCACGCGGAAACGGGCGAAGCGATGCCAGCCGACATGCTGCAGCGCATGCTGGATGCAGCAACCTACGACATGGGCTTCCAGACGGTAGAATATGTATCTTCCGCGCTGGTCGATCTGGCATTCCACGACGGCCCCGCCCCCAAAGACCCGATGCAGAAACAAGCCGAAGTCCTTGAAGGCATTGGTATGCCCCACGCGATCCGTATGCGTCACGCCACACCCCACTTCGCGCATGTCTTTGCAGGGGACGGATATTCCAGCGGCTATTACAGCTACATGTGGTCCGAAGTCATGGACGCGGACGCATTCGCAGCCTTTGAAGAAATCGGCGATCCGTTTGATCCGGATTTGGCGAGAAAATTGGAAGACACCATTCTGTCTTCCGGCGGCTCCGTCGACGCAAAAGAACTCTACAAACAATTCCGCGGGCGATTGCCTGGGGTCGATGCACTGCTCAAGGGCCGCGGTCTTGATGCCGCCTGATCTTCTTTTGGCCTCAAATATCTTGGGGGTTTGGGGGCTAGCCCCCCAACCCTGCGGGATCAACGAACGCTATCAGTCGCGGACTTCATCCGCATCAACGCCCCAAATCACGGCCTTAGGCGCCCAGCCTTTGTAGCCACCAGCACTCAGGCGACACCACGTCGGTTCGCATTCATGCAGACGCGCAATAACGCCAAGTTCGAGCTCCACAGTCTCGCGGCTATCGTCGCGCGGCTGTGACCGTAAACGCAGGCGATCTTGATCGATAATGACCGATCTAGCACCTGACAGCATGGTGTAGTGGACCCATCCACCTTGACCTTCACGGTCGATCACACGCCGCCAATGTCCGTATTCCGCAATCACCTGCAGCGGCATGGAACGGCGTTGAAACACCCAATCGATCCGGTGCGACAGGCTAGGCCCACGGCGCACGTTTGCTTCTGATGCTTTCAGTGACACGTAGCGCGGCAAAGGCAAATTTGTTTCCGGCCCAATTGCAGGCGCGTCCAATGTTCCGCCGGAAACCGGCGTCACCTCTTGTGCAATTACACCTGCACCAAGGTGGCAGAGCGCAGCACAGACCAGAAGAATGCGAAAAATCACGGGAAACCTGCCTTTATCACTTAACTCATCGCGCGAGGTTCTTGTGCCTCGCGTCGGTTAAATGCACTCTGAACCAAAGCGGTGATCCGTTTCAAGCGATGGGAGAAAAGAATGCCAGGTCAGCGGTTAAGTGTTGTCGTCACGCGACGGTTACCCGAAAGCATCGAAACACGCATGAAAGAGCTGTTCGACGTCACTTTACGCGAAAACGACAGGCCGATGAGCCGCGAAGAACTGGTTGCAGCAGTTCAAACGGCGGATGTTTTGGTCCCTACAGTCACCGATTTCATTGATGCGCCATTGCTGGCGCAAGCTGGTGAAAAGCTGAAACTCATTGCGAATTACGGTGCCGGTGTAGACCGGATTGATGTCGCGACCGCCCGTCAACGCGGGATTTTGGTGTCGAACACGCCCGGCACAGTAACCGACGACACGGCCGATATGACCATCGCCCTGATCCTTGCTGTCACCCGCCGCATCCCTGAAGGGTTGCGTGTTATGGGCAGTGGTGACTGGGAAGGCTGGTCCCCAACCGCGATGCTGGGGGGACGTATTTCGGGACGTCGCGTTGGTATTTTGGGCATGGGCCGCATTGGCCAGGCCGTCGCCAAACGTGCTGCCGCTTTTGGTATGCAGGTGCATTATCATAACCGCAAACGCCTGCGGCCCGAGGTCGAAGAGGCACTAGAGGCCACGTATTGGGACAGCCTTGATCAGATGGTCGCGCGGATGGACGTGATATCGATCAATTGTCCGCACACGCCATCCACCTTCCATTTGATGAATGCGCGTCGTCTGAAGCTCATGAAACCTGATGCGGTGATCGTGAACACGTCACGTGGTGAGGTTATCGACGAAAATGCCCTCACGCGGATGTTGCGGGCCGGTGAAATTGCCGGTGCAGGCTTGGACGTCTTTGAACGCGGTCACGAGATAAACCCGCGCCTGATGGACCTGCCGAACGTTGTTTTGCTGCCCCATATGGGGTCGGCCACCGTCGAAGGCCGTCAGGAAATGGGTGAAAAAGTAATCGTGAACATCAAGACGTTTGCAGATGGTCACCGTCCGCCCGATCAGGTCGTACCGGGTGTGATGTAACGCAGGCGGCAGCGGTTTTGGCCGCTGTCGGAGCCTCCGGCGGGGATTTAGAGAACGTCAAAGAAGCGCAGCGTGGTCTGCCTGCTTAGGCTTTGGTCAGTACCGCGATGTAGAACCCGTCCATGCCGCCGAGGTCCGCCCAATAATCGGGGCGCAGGCGGATACCGCCTTCTTCGGTGATCCACGCGGGGTCGATACCCGGTTTGTTCAGCGCACCGGTATCCACGGTCAGCCCTGCGTGCCGTTCGAGCGCTTCGTCGACTTGGATTTCTCCTTCGTCTGGCAGCAACGAACAGGTGCAAAAGACCAGCTTCCCGCCCGGTTTGAGCAACGTCAGCGCGTGGTCGATCAGCAGTTCTTGCTGTTCGATCAAGGCCATGAATTCAGATCCGTCTTTTGCATATGGCAAATCGGGATGGCGCCTGATTGTCCCCGTCGCGGAACAGGGCGCATCGAGCAGCACTGCATCAAATCCGTCTTGTTCGAATTTGAACGCGTCGGAGGTTACGCAATTGGCTTTCAACCCGACACGTTTCAGGTTGTCCTTCACCCGTGTCATCCGGTTATGGCTGAGATCGACAGCCGTCACATCCGCCCCACTTGCCGCGAGCTGCATTGTCTTACCGCCCGGTGCCGCACAGAGGTCGAGCACCTTCATGCCCGGTTTGGGATCAAGCACTTGGACCGGAATGGCCGCGGCTGCGTCTTGCACCCACCAATCGCCGTTCTCGAAGCCCGGAAGCGCCGATACCTGACCCGCTTCTTTCAGCCGGATCGACCCTGTCGGCAAAAGCGTGCCGCCCACCGCGTCTGCGACCGCCTTTGGATCGCCTTTGGCCGTCAGATCAAGCGCTGCCCCCGCGAAATGTGCGGCTTCGATCCCTTCGACCGATTTCCGTCCCCAAGCCGCGACCAACGGCTGGCGCAACCAACCCGGCGTCAGTGGATTGGCACGTTTGGTCCAGCCTTTTTCGCCCTCTTCGGAAATCCGGCGCAGAACGGCGTTTGTCAGTCCTTTGAACGACGAAACATGTTTGTTCTTACCGATAATTTCGACGTATGCATTCACGACGCCATGCGCGGCCTCGCCACCCACAAGTTCGATCACACCAAGCCGCAGCGCGTTTTGGACAGTCTCTGGCGGTTCTTTCTTGAGGTAGGGTTTCAGCATCCGATCCGCGCGATCTGCACCCCGCAAAGCGTCCATCGCCAAGCGTTGCGCACGCGCACGTTCATCCGCAGGCAGATGATCCAGCGCACCGCCACCGATCAATTCGGACATCAGACGTCCTTCGCCTGTGATCTCTTCAAGCAGATGATGCGCAGCGCGGCGCGGCGGTAGACCGGTTTTGGACATGGTGTCTCACTTGTTTTGAACCCATTTGGCCGTATATCAGAAAGGACACGACGACAAGGATGCCCGATGACCGAGCCTGATCACAAAGACCTGCCACCTGCAGCCCAGCGCGCCTTGGCCGAAGCCGAAGAACGGCGCAAAGAGGCAGATAAATCCGAATTGCCGCCAGAACTGGGTGGGCGCAAGGGCCCGGAACCTGTTCGCTATGGCGATTGGGAGAAAAAAGGCATCGCCGTCGATTTTTGATGTCTGCAGCGACGGAATAACATTGCGGTGACGTATTACGGGCAACTTTATTGAAAAGGAGCCTACGATGCGCAGCCTACCTTACCTGTTTCTTGTTGTTGCAGCCGGTTTAAGTCTTGCAACATTTGTCACGTCCGAAACGCTTGCGCAGACCGCGCATCCTGTTGTCCATGACCGCGTATTGGGTCCAGTCTGGCCGTAATTGGGTTGGTTAGCGTAGCTTGAATGATGCAGAATCACCGGCACCTTGATCCGTTGTGAACCGCATTTCTTGACCGTTAAATTCAACAAGCTGGCAATTGTACGGAATGACATCCCCACCCCAATTCATTTCGCGGCAAAAATACCCGTTTTGCCAAGACCACGTGCCGGTGATTTCCCAGCCCGCGCCGGTGCCCGCGATCTGGCCCGCAGGCGAAACAGCCAAATTCACGCCGTACAGGCGGTTTGACAGGTTTTTGCCGCCAAGCGTCGCAAGAAATGTCGCCTTGTCAGAGATTGCTTGATAGCCCTGCGCAGTCGCAGCTGTCGCGGACAAAACGAAAGCGATTGCCGCTGTCTTGAAAAAGGTCGTCATCAAAAGCTCCTTTGTCGTGCGTTATGTACGATATACGCGCAACACGTGCCTTTGGTTTCATTTTGCCTAATATGGCCGACTACAGCCCCAAAACATCAAGCATGTCGTATGCGCCAGGCTTTTGGGTTTGCCCCCAAAGTGCCGCTTTGAGCGCCCCGCGGGCAAATACCTTACGATCAGTTGCCATATGACGCAGCACAATCCGTTCGCCAGGGGCTGCAAACAGCACATCGTGTTCGCCCACAATATCCCCACCACGAATAGCGCTAAAACCGATATCGCCGCGTTTGCGCGCGCCCGTGATCCCGTCACGACCGCTGTCTTTGACGTCATTCAATGCCACGCCGCGCCCTTCGGCTGCAGCCTCACCCAGCATCAAAGCCGTCCCTGATGGCGCGTCGACTTTGTGATGATGGTGCGCTTCGATCACTTCGATGTCGAAGTCTTCGTCTAACGCAGCCGCAACTTTCTTGGTCAGTTGTACGAGCAGGTTCACACCCAATGACATGTTCCCCGCTCGCACCACGACCGTATGGTGAGACGCCGCATTGACTGCCGCAATGTCGTCGTCCGTCATACCCGTCGTGCCGATGACATGCACCGCTTTGGCCTGTGCGGCCAGTTCGGAAAACGCAACGGTCGCAGCAGGTGCTGTGAAATCAATGACCGCTTGGGCTTTCACAAACGCCTCCAAGGCGTCGGACGTAACAACCACACCAACGGGTTGCCCACCCATGGCCGTGCCGACGTCCTGACCGACCCAATCGTGACCATCCCGTTCCAGCGCTCCAACGAGGTGACATGCATCAGATGCCATGATGGTCTCGATCAACATCTGGCCCATACGGCCCGATGCCCCGGTCACGACGATTCCTGGTCCCTGTGTCATACGCTGTCCTTCTGTCTGTTGCCCTCTCTTAGCGTTTCGCACGGCTGACGCAAAGCCTCGCTTGGCAAAACGGCGGGCAATCACTACATGGGGCTTATGGCAAAGCAAAGTAACAGAGACGGTAAGGCCCCAACCCAACGCATGTTGAAGGTGGGCGAACAGATCAGACGGACATTGTCGTCTGTGCTGCAACGTGGCGAAGTGCATGATCCGGACCTGAACCGGATGATGATCACCGTGGGCGAGGTGCGCATGTCGCCTGACCTGCGTGTTGCGACCGCCTATATTCTGCCACTGGGTGGAAAGAATAAGCAGGAAACGCTGGATGCGGTGCGGCGTAACCGCCATGAAATCCGCCATCTTGTGGTCAAAGGCGGATCGCAGAAATTCGCACCGGAACTGCGGTTCGAAATTGACGGGACGTTCGACCAGATGGACGCCACACGTGCATTGCTTGCCGATGAACACGTGCGGCAAGATCTGGACGAATGATCCGCGTCCTTGCAGGTCTGTTCATTGTTTTGGCGCTACCAGCCAGCGCAGTGACCTGCGAAGACATCGATTATGACGGCAACAGTTTCACCGCTTGCACCGTTGATGCGTCAGCGGAAGATTTGCGTCTTTTCCATAGCAATGCTGCGGATCAGGTCATTGGCAGCTTTGGCGATTTGGCCGATGAACACCCTGACAAAACGCTCGCCTTCGCCATGAACGCGGGCATGTATCATGCTGACCGCGCGCCTGTTGGCCTTTACCTTGAAGCAGGCACCCAGAAATCCGGAATCGTCACATCCGACGGGCCGGGTAATTTTGGGCTGCTGCCGAACGGTGTTCTGTGCCTGACGGATAGTGATGCGCAAGTTTATGAAAGCTTCGATTTCGTCGCGACAGCCCCCGATTGCCGCGATGCGAACCAATCCGGCCCGATGCTGGTCATCGACGGGGCGCTACACCCGCGGTTCTTGGAAGACGGTTCGTCCAAATATGTGCGCAATGGCGTCGGAACATCGGCGGACGGCAAAACCGCGATCTTTGCGATCTCGAACAATGCGGTGAATTTTCACAGCTTTGGCGCCTTTTTCCGCGATTACCTGAAAATCCCGAACGCGCTTTACTTCGACGGCAAGGTCTCGCGTCTTTACGCGCCCGAATTGGGACGATCGGATTTCGGCTTTCAGCTTGGCCCAATGATCGGCGTGCTCGAATAGGCCCTTTTCTTTTGGTCTTAAATATCTCGGGGGTTTGGGGGCTGGCCCCCATATTGACCGCCGCCCCGACACAAGCTAGCAGGCGCGTTCAATCACCAAAGGGTTCATCACATGGCACGCAAACGCAAGGGACGCGATATCTCAGGTTGGCTTGTTGTGGACAAACCTGCGGGCATTACGTCCACAACTGTTGTCGGCAAAGTGCGCTGGGCGTTAAACGCGAAAAAAGCGGGACATGCGGGTACCCTTGATCCCGAAGCCACTGGCGTTCTGGCTGTAGCACTGGGCGAGGCGACCAAGACCGTGCCCTATATTACTGACGCCTTAAAAGCATACACGTTCACGGTGCGTCTTGGCCAAGCCACAAACACTGATGATGCCGAAGGCGAAGTCATAAAAACATCCGACCTGCGCCCGACAGATGACCAGATCAAAGATGCGCTAGCCCCATTCATTGGCGACATCATGCAGGTGCCGCCGCAGTTCTCTGCCGTTAAGGTCGATGGCCAACGCGCCTACAAAAAAGCCCGCGACGGCGAAGAGATGGAGCTGGCCGCGCGTCCGCTTTGGGTCGAAGAATTGTTGCTGATTGATCGTCCCGACGCAGACCACGTAGTTCTTGAAATGACCTGCGGGAAAGGCGGCTATGTCCGTTCTATCGCCCGCGATCTGGGTGCCGCACTTGGTTGTTATGGACATGTTCTACAACTGCGTCGCATTTGGTCTGGTCCGTTTGATGTGGAAGACGGTATTTCGCTGGACCAAATCGACGCGCTCGCGAAAACGCCGGACCTGGACGCACATTTGCAGCCCTTAGAAGTTGGCCTTGCCGATTTGCCAGAGGTGACCTGCCCCGCCGAAAGTGTTGTGAAACTGCGTAACGGCAATCCGGCCCCTGTGATCGGATCGGGTTTGGAATATGGCGAAGAAGTTTGGGCGTCGCACGATGGCACCCCGATTGCCGTGGGCAAATATCTGGGCGGCACATTGCAGCCGTCACGGGTTTTCGTCGCTGATTCGATGTGATTTTCGCGCTTCACGGCGCGAAATGTTACAAGATGTCACGCGCCTCACGCGGCCGTTATACGATGCCCGATGTTTGTTTCACGAAATGTTACAGTTTTGGGCGGGTCGGTCATCCCTGCGTGATGGGGCTGCACAGAGCCCGCCACATTCGGCAAGTTGTGTTCAACGATACACAGAACACATGACCGAAAGACTTGCCCCATGACCGACATCAAACACTCCGCCTTCACCGTTCTCGCCGCTGGCGCTTTTGCCACCATCGCCTTTGACGCCTTCGGCCAAGGCCTGTCGCCGATGTTTGGGTTTGCCAAGCTGGCACCAGTTGGTCTGGCCCAACAAACGCTCAACACTGTTTTCGACAGTGTGCCAAAAGGGACAGCGCACATGTTGCACACGATCACTGGCGTTCTGTTTTACACGCTCGGTTACCTGCTGATCGCGCGCCCCGTTCAAAAGATGATCGTCCCGAACTTGCACTGGGGTCTGACCGCCGTCGCTTATGGCGTCGTATTGTGGGTGTTCGCCCTGTACGTCATGGCCCACCTTGTTGCAGGAAATCCCGCATTCCTTGGCTTTAGCGGCATCACGTGGGTCGCGCTCTGGGGTCACATCTTGTTTGCGGTCGTCGCAGCATGGGTGATCGAAGCACGCGGTCTGTCCGTGTCTTACGCCAAAGCGTCTGCCATAACTGCCTAATCTCTTCTCGCTCCCTTCCTACCCTCCTCCCAGTTGCAGGCCGTCTTTGTTCATCAAAGGCGGTCTGTTGCTATTTGCGGGGGCAGCACCGATATCAGCCCCATGATCACGCGACACCATTCCGATGGGGCGACACTGTCCTCTGCGACCTATTCAGATTGCGAAACCTATCGCTACGCCCTGACCCGTACTTGGGATGACACGGGAAAGCGGCTGATGTTTGTGATGCTCAATCCGTCAAAGGCGACCGAGGCGCATAATGACCCGACCGTGGGGCGATGCGAGAACCGTGCGCGGGCTTTGGGATATGGTGCATTTCGTGTCACCAACCTGTTTGCGTTGCGTGAAACAGACCCGAT
The Rhodobacteraceae bacterium S2214 genome window above contains:
- the coaBC gene encoding bifunctional phosphopantothenoylcysteine decarboxylase/phosphopantothenate--cysteine ligase CoaBC codes for the protein MLTNKHILLIIGGGIAAFKSLDLIRRLRERGAKVTPVLTKAGSEFVTPLSVSALAANKLYTDLFDLNDEAEMGHIELSRAADLIVVAPGTADLMAKMATGLANDLASTLLLATDKRVLVAPSMNVRMWEHPATQRNLKTLKGDGILFVGPGEGDMACGEYGPGRMAEPLDIVAAIDTALSDGPLKGKHLLVTSGPTHEPIDPVRYIANRSSGAQGTAIAQALVKLGADVTFVTGPADVPPPAGVTVVPVETAAEMLEAVQNAKPADAAIFAAAVADWHVSNASDAKIKKDASGLPELTFAENPDILATVSQMTDGRPALVVGFAAETNDVIANATAKRLRKGCDWIVANDVSPETGIMGGTENAVTLISDTGADAWPRMGKDEVATKLATKIALELAG
- the dut gene encoding dUTP diphosphatase, with the protein product MQVKLSWQPDADRKLPLPSYQTKGAAGADICANFGTKGGAVTLAPGARLLVPTGLAMAIPDGVEVQIRPRSGLALKHGVTLVNSPGTIDSDYRGPVGVIMINLGDSPFEVTHGMRIAQMVVAPVVQAQFTLVDDLDATERGAGGFGSTGVVA
- the moeB gene encoding molybdopterin-synthase adenylyltransferase MoeB, with the translated sequence MIMVAAMAAVLWGTGVAMDTPKRARWTMIGLLLVIVMIIQLVLPDGHPLREATGGDVRLWALIVAFGGIAFGYRKLLRGLRAKASPQVVRDTPADKSSAMSETELDRYARHIMLREVGGTGQMALRRAKVLVIGAGGLGSPALLYLAAAGVGQIGVIDDDTVENSNLQRQVIHTDDRIGMPKVQSALDAMRAQNPFVQVKPYHRRLDASFAAELFAEYDIVLDGTDNFETRYLVNETCVAGKIPLISAALTQWEGQISVYDPANNAPCYACIFPETPAAGLVPSCAEAGVIGPLPGVIGSMMAVEAVKLITGAGDPLRGRLMIYDALYADTRTIGLKRRDDCAVCSGSFT
- a CDS encoding M3 family metallopeptidase; amino-acid sequence: MTNPLLTDWTTPHGLPPFDMISDDDFAPAVDVALDEARSAIAAIAENTDAPTFANTIEAMELAEVTLGKVLGVFYGVAGADSNPAREALQRDFGPKLSAFGSEITENKALFARIEDLWTRRADLDLSDEQSRVLMLTRRGFVRQGALLEGDDAVRLRDVKSRLSVLGTQFTQNLLADERSWFMPLAEADLEGLPDFVVATARAAGSEKDAGGPVVTLSRSLIVPFLQFSPMRELRKKAYDAWVSRGENGGETDNRGIAAETLALREERAKLLGYDTFADYKLETEMAGTPDAVRDLLMQVWTPAKAAAEADAKVLERMLHADGFDGPLEAWDWRYYSEKRRQAEHDLDEAALKPYLQLDRMIEAQFACANRLFGLEFAPLEGPVYHPDVRLWEVTRDGKHVAVFIGDYFARGSKRSGAWCMAMQSQHRLGGEVRPHVVNVCNFAKPEDGQPALLSYDDARTLFHEFGHALHQMLSDVTYESISGTSVARDFVELPSQLYEHWLEVPEVLSEFATHAETGEAMPADMLQRMLDAATYDMGFQTVEYVSSALVDLAFHDGPAPKDPMQKQAEVLEGIGMPHAIRMRHATPHFAHVFAGDGYSSGYYSYMWSEVMDADAFAAFEEIGDPFDPDLARKLEDTILSSGGSVDAKELYKQFRGRLPGVDALLKGRGLDAA
- a CDS encoding D-glycerate dehydrogenase is translated as MPGQRLSVVVTRRLPESIETRMKELFDVTLRENDRPMSREELVAAVQTADVLVPTVTDFIDAPLLAQAGEKLKLIANYGAGVDRIDVATARQRGILVSNTPGTVTDDTADMTIALILAVTRRIPEGLRVMGSGDWEGWSPTAMLGGRISGRRVGILGMGRIGQAVAKRAAAFGMQVHYHNRKRLRPEVEEALEATYWDSLDQMVARMDVISINCPHTPSTFHLMNARRLKLMKPDAVIVNTSRGEVIDENALTRMLRAGEIAGAGLDVFERGHEINPRLMDLPNVVLLPHMGSATVEGRQEMGEKVIVNIKTFADGHRPPDQVVPGVM
- a CDS encoding RsmB/NOP family class I SAM-dependent RNA methyltransferase, with the protein product MSKTGLPPRRAAHHLLEEITGEGRLMSELIGGGALDHLPADERARAQRLAMDALRGADRADRMLKPYLKKEPPETVQNALRLGVIELVGGEAAHGVVNAYVEIIGKNKHVSSFKGLTNAVLRRISEEGEKGWTKRANPLTPGWLRQPLVAAWGRKSVEGIEAAHFAGAALDLTAKGDPKAVADAVGGTLLPTGSIRLKEAGQVSALPGFENGDWWVQDAAAAIPVQVLDPKPGMKVLDLCAAPGGKTMQLAASGADVTAVDLSHNRMTRVKDNLKRVGLKANCVTSDAFKFEQDGFDAVLLDAPCSATGTIRRHPDLPYAKDGSEFMALIEQQELLIDHALTLLKPGGKLVFCTCSLLPDEGEIQVDEALERHAGLTVDTGALNKPGIDPAWITEEGGIRLRPDYWADLGGMDGFYIAVLTKA
- a CDS encoding DUF1674 domain-containing protein translates to MTEPDHKDLPPAAQRALAEAEERRKEADKSELPPELGGRKGPEPVRYGDWEKKGIAVDF
- a CDS encoding dihydrodipicolinate reductase; the encoded protein is MTTFFKTAAIAFVLSATAATAQGYQAISDKATFLATLGGKNLSNRLYGVNLAVSPAGQIAGTGAGWEITGTWSWQNGYFCREMNWGGDVIPYNCQLVEFNGQEMRFTTDQGAGDSASFKLR
- the dapB gene encoding 4-hydroxy-tetrahydrodipicolinate reductase; translated protein: MTQGPGIVVTGASGRMGQMLIETIMASDACHLVGALERDGHDWVGQDVGTAMGGQPVGVVVTSDALEAFVKAQAVIDFTAPAATVAFSELAAQAKAVHVIGTTGMTDDDIAAVNAASHHTVVVRAGNMSLGVNLLVQLTKKVAAALDEDFDIEVIEAHHHHKVDAPSGTALMLGEAAAEGRGVALNDVKDSGRDGITGARKRGDIGFSAIRGGDIVGEHDVLFAAPGERIVLRHMATDRKVFARGALKAALWGQTQKPGAYDMLDVLGL
- the rbfA gene encoding 30S ribosome-binding factor RbfA; translation: MAKQSNRDGKAPTQRMLKVGEQIRRTLSSVLQRGEVHDPDLNRMMITVGEVRMSPDLRVATAYILPLGGKNKQETLDAVRRNRHEIRHLVVKGGSQKFAPELRFEIDGTFDQMDATRALLADEHVRQDLDE